In one window of Lewinella sp. 4G2 DNA:
- a CDS encoding GMC oxidoreductase translates to MNFNSQGEEQVTYDAIVVGTGISGGWAAKELTEKGLKTLVLEKGRSVKHGDYPTANLDTWDLDYNGRVPQAEIDEHYPKQNRTGYTIRQAHKHWFVKDSEHPYDDEKARFDWMRGYHTGGRSLMWGRHSYRWSEMDFEANARDGHGTPWPIGYKDIAPWYDYVETFAGISGELRGLAQLPDGKFLPAMPLNCAEDHFKKGVEKNLGWAVTPGRVAHLTSYNPDVHKGTRGACQYRNRCIRGCPYGGYFSSVSSTLPVAEATGNLHLRNNSSVYSLIMDKSTGKAKGVRARDTETGEDLEFFAKVIFLCASAIPSSFIVMNTEHEEEMKMDVSGELGGNIMDHHFRVGANGKLDEYGDKYYKGRKPNGYYIPRYQNLGDRKSKSKDFVRGWGYQGGGSRTNWMRSVREMDVQMGPGFKKAIVEPGPWHMGMTAFAETLPYTDNRMTINRDVLDKDGLPTMSFDASWKENEYAMVERMKNDAAEMLEAAGFKDVNTYDAHSFPGLGIHEMGMARMGSNKRNSVVDKHNRLWAAPNVYMTDGAFMTSSACVNPSLTYMAFTARAADHAVKELKKMNI, encoded by the coding sequence ATGAATTTTAACTCTCAGGGAGAAGAGCAGGTCACCTACGACGCCATCGTTGTCGGCACCGGTATCTCCGGCGGCTGGGCTGCCAAGGAACTGACGGAAAAAGGCCTCAAAACCCTCGTCCTGGAAAAGGGCCGCAGCGTCAAGCACGGAGACTACCCCACCGCCAATTTGGATACGTGGGATCTGGACTACAACGGCCGCGTCCCCCAAGCCGAAATCGACGAACATTACCCCAAACAGAACCGCACGGGCTACACCATCCGCCAGGCCCACAAGCACTGGTTCGTCAAGGACAGCGAACACCCCTACGACGACGAAAAGGCCCGCTTCGACTGGATGCGCGGCTACCACACCGGTGGCCGGTCCCTCATGTGGGGCCGCCACTCCTACCGTTGGAGTGAGATGGACTTCGAGGCCAACGCCCGCGACGGCCACGGCACCCCCTGGCCCATTGGCTATAAGGATATCGCCCCCTGGTACGACTACGTGGAAACCTTCGCCGGGATCTCCGGAGAGCTCCGGGGCCTGGCCCAACTCCCCGACGGTAAGTTCCTCCCCGCCATGCCCCTCAACTGCGCCGAAGACCACTTCAAAAAAGGCGTAGAAAAGAACCTCGGTTGGGCAGTTACGCCCGGCCGTGTAGCCCACCTGACTTCCTACAACCCGGACGTACACAAGGGTACCCGTGGCGCGTGCCAGTACCGGAACCGCTGTATCCGGGGTTGTCCTTACGGCGGCTACTTCTCCAGCGTGAGTTCCACCCTGCCCGTTGCCGAAGCGACCGGCAACTTGCACCTCCGCAACAACAGCTCGGTGTACAGCCTCATCATGGATAAGTCCACCGGCAAGGCCAAGGGCGTCCGCGCCCGCGATACGGAAACCGGAGAGGATCTGGAGTTCTTCGCTAAGGTCATCTTCCTCTGCGCGTCGGCCATCCCTTCTTCCTTCATCGTTATGAACACGGAGCACGAAGAAGAAATGAAAATGGACGTATCCGGCGAGCTCGGTGGCAACATTATGGACCACCACTTCCGCGTCGGTGCCAACGGCAAATTGGATGAGTACGGCGACAAGTACTACAAAGGCCGCAAGCCCAATGGGTACTACATCCCCCGCTACCAGAACCTGGGCGACCGGAAGAGTAAGTCGAAAGACTTCGTCCGCGGCTGGGGCTACCAGGGTGGCGGCAGCCGGACGAACTGGATGCGCAGCGTCCGGGAAATGGACGTCCAGATGGGCCCCGGCTTCAAAAAGGCCATCGTCGAGCCCGGCCCCTGGCACATGGGTATGACGGCCTTCGCCGAAACCCTCCCCTACACCGACAACAGGATGACCATCAACCGCGACGTCCTGGACAAAGACGGCCTCCCCACCATGAGCTTCGACGCTTCCTGGAAGGAAAATGAATACGCGATGGTGGAACGGATGAAGAACGACGCCGCCGAAATGCTGGAGGCCGCTGGCTTCAAGGACGTCAATACCTACGACGCCCACTCCTTCCCCGGCCTCGGCATCCACGAAATGGGTATGGCCCGGATGGGCTCCAACAAGCGCAATTCCGTCGTGGACAAGCACAACCGCCTCTGGGCCGCCCCGAACGTCTACATGACGGACGGTGCCTTCATGACCTCTTCGGCCTGTGTGAACCCCTCCCTCACCTACATGGCCTTCACGGCCCGGGCGGCGGACCACGCCGTCAAGGAACTCAAGAAAATGAATATCTAG